In one window of Helianthus annuus cultivar XRQ/B chromosome 17, HanXRQr2.0-SUNRISE, whole genome shotgun sequence DNA:
- the LOC110926443 gene encoding 40S ribosomal protein S9-2, whose protein sequence is MVHVSFYRNYGKTFKKPRRPYEKERLDAELKLVGEYGLRCKRELWRVQYALSRIRNAARMLLTLEEKDPRRIFEGEALMRRMNRYGLLDESQNKLDYVLALTVENFLERRLQTLVFKTGMAKSIHHARVLIKQRHIRVGRQVVNVPSFMVRVDSQKHIDFSLTSPFGGGRPGRVKRKNQKAAAKKAAGGDADEDDEE, encoded by the exons ATGGTCCATGTGTCATTTTATCGAAACT ATGGAAAGACTTTCAAGAAGCCCCGTCGTCCATACGAGAAGGAACGTTTGGACGCTGAGTTAAAACTCGTAGGAGAATACGGTCTCCGATGCAAACGCGAGCTCTGGAGGGTGCAATACGCTCTTAGTCGAATTAGAAATGCCGCAAGAATGCTTTTGACCCTCGAAGAAAAGGACCCCCGTCGAATTTTCGAGGGTGAAGCACTTATGAGGAGAATGAACCGTTACGGGCTTTTGGATGAGAGCCAAAACAAGCTTGATTATGTATTGGCACTTACCGTTGAGAACTTTCTAGAACGTCGTTTGCAGACACTCGTGTTCAAAACCGGTATGGCTAAGTCTATTCATCATGCTAGAGTGCTCATCAAGCAGAGGCACATCAG GGTTGGAAGGCAAGTGGTGAATGTTCCGTCTTTCATGGTGAGAGTTGACTCACAGAAGCACATTGACTTCTCGCTCACAAGTCCCTTTGGTGGTGGCCGACCCGGCAGAGTTAAGCGAAAGAACCAGAAAGCCGCTGCCAAGAAGGCGGCAGGCGGTGATGCCGAcgaggatgatgaagaatga